One Capra hircus breed San Clemente chromosome 3, ASM170441v1, whole genome shotgun sequence genomic window, TGTCTGGTAACCTTGTATCTTGGTAATGTTTTCCATGACAAAGACAACTACTAAAAGCAATCCAATATCTAAAAATTATTTGCTTGATTTATTAAGTGGAATTAAGGACAAACACATCTTTTCTTAAcatgtgatttctttttctattccccCTTCCCAGACCTTTCACATATGAGTCTGAACTGTTAATCATGTCAATGATTTATCATTTGTGATTTGGCTCCAATGCTCCCAGAATACCTCTGTATGGTATTCCAAGGAAACAttcagtgagttcagttcagttcagtccagtcgctcagtcgtgtctgactctttgcgaccccatgaatcgcagcacgccaggcctccctgtccatcaccaactcctggagttcactcaaactcacgtccatcgagtcggtaatgccatccagccatctcatcctctgtcgtccctttctcctcctgccctcaatccctcccagcatcagagttttttccagtgagtcaactcttcgcatgaggtggccaaagtactagagtttcagctttagcataagtccttccaaagaacacccaggactgatctccttcagaatggactggttggatctccttgcagtccaagggactctcaagagtcttctacaacaccacagttcaaaagcatcaattcttcggtgctcagctttcttcacagtccaactctcacatccatacatgactactggaaaaaccatagtcttgactagacggacctttgttggcaaagtaatgtctctgttttttaatatgctatctaggttgatcataactttccttccaaggagtaggcatcttttaatttcatggctgcagtcaccatctgcagtgcttttggagcccccaaaaataaaatctgacactgtttccactgtttccccatctatttcctatgaagtgatgggaccagatgccatgatcttcattttctgaatgttgagctttaagccaactttttcactctcctctttcactttcatcacgaggctttttagttcctcttcactttctgccattagggtggtgtcatctgcatatctgaggttattgatatttctcccggcagtcttgattccagcttgtgtttcttccagtccagcgtttctcatggtgtactctgcatataagttaaataagcagggtgacaatatacagccttgacggactccttttcctatttggaaccagtctgttgttccatgtccagttctaactattgcttcctgacctgcatacacatttctcaaaggcaggtcaggtggtctggtattcccatctctttcagaattttccatagtttattgtgatccacacagtcaaaggctttggcacagtcaataaagcagaaatagatgttttttctggaactctgttgctttttcgatgatccagcagatgttggcaatttgatctctggttcctctgccttttctaaaaccagcttgaacatctggaagttcgcggttcatgtactgctgacgcttggcttggagaattttgagcattactttacattGCAATTGCAAGGACTAGTGAAGACTCTAAGATACTACTAATGCCTGGCACATTTCCAAGTTcaaaaaagattaaacaaaaacACTCTGAAGTCATTTGCTATTTTAAGAGTTAATTTTGTATATGTCAGAATTTCTCCTTCCTGCATATGAggatatttatttcattaaagaGGGCATAATGATGTTTTACATAAAGTGCTTACTGTCAAGAAACTTTATGTATTGTggtaaaataaaacatacaggCCTAGCATCAGTCTGGGCTCTGGCATTGTTTGGAGAGGCAATGAACACAGGCCCTTAGCATCCCTGCACGTTCTTGCTGAGTGTGCTAAGAATGTAAGACCCTGCTCACTTGGGTCATTCTTCCAGGCTGTTTGCAGTGACCAACCTTGAAGGATTAGGGAATGTCTGTGAGACAAAGAGCCAGCTTGCTTACTGCTTGCTATAAAATGGAAGGTTCCCCAAGATCAGTATTCCTCTTATGTAATGAAACTCATTATGTGTGCAATCATCCATCTGAGCCCACCTGCTTCTTTCCTGTGAGAACTGGGGTTCAGAGAACTGATACAATTATGTTAGCACTCTGGCTACGGTGAAAGTCTTTCATCTCTGACCCAGGGGTCCTATGTGTTCTGTCAACATCCATGAAACTGGAAAGATGTCATAACTGGCAAGTAGGGTAAAACAGATGATTCTTCCAAGTTCTTGTCACACTCCAGCGGGGCCTCCCTACACAAGTCAAACTCTTTAGCTGCAGTTTCCCTTCCTTATAAAGAGGATGTAGTATCTGGCTCATAATACtgtagtggttcagttcagttcagttgctcagtcgtgtccgactcttttcgaccccatggattgcagcatgccaggcttccctgtccatcaccaactcctggagcctgctcaaactcatgtccatcaagtgggtgatgccatccaaccatctcatcttctgtagtcctcttctcctactgccctcagtctttcccagtatcaggatcttttccaaggagtcaatttttgcatcaggtggccaaagtattggagcttcagcttcagcatcagtccttccaatgaatattcaggactgatttcctttaagattgactggtttgatctccttgcagtccaagggactctcaagagtcttctccaacagcacaattcaaaggcatcaatttttcgatgctcagctttctttatggtctaactcacatccatacatgattattggaaaaaccatagctttgacttgatggacttttgcggcaaagtaatgtccctgctttttaatatgctgtctaggttggtcacaccttttcttccaagaagaagaaaagcttctaatttcatcttttaacttcatggctgcagtcaccatctgcagtgattttggagcctaagaaaataaagtctgtcactgtttccattgtttccccatctatttgccatgaagtgatgggattggatgccatgatcttcgttttttgaatgttgagttttaagccaggttttaagtctcctctttcactttcattaagagattctttagctcctcttcactttctgctataagagtggtatcatctgcgtatctgaggtcactgatacttctcctggcaatcttgatcccagcttgtgtttaaTCCAGCCCGAaatttcacatgacgtactccgcatataagttaaataagcagggtgacaatagacagccgtgactactcctttcccgatttgaaacctgtctgttgttccatgtccggttctatctgttgcttcttgacttgcttacagatttctcaggaggcaggtaaggtggtctggtgttcccaactcttaaagaattttccagtttgttgtgatccacaaagacTTTGGCGTAATCAAAGTGGAGTGAAGTTAAATAAGAATGCACTGATCCCTGCTCTACTCGACCCTTCCTGGGTGCTTCCTCTCTCTTTAGCACTGGGATAGGGTGCGGAAGGCACGATGTAGCTAGCTGGGCAGAGTGGAACGGAGTAGACCACACGGTAGGGTGCAAACGAACCTGAAGAGATAGCACAGTAGCAGCCCCGCAATTTCTAAGTAGGCGGGCTCGGAAAACCGCAAGCTGATTGGAGCGGGGACCAGGATTTTGTATGCAAAGGCATTTGCGGGGCAACCACGCGTTTTTTACTTGGCTCGTCTATTTCAAGTGGCTTTCGGGTCGTACTGATAGGAATTACAGGGAGCATTGAAACCCTAGGTGCCCTCAGACAAATCCTTGGATTCGTGGCGACCGCGCCCTTTCGAGCAGCGGGAGCTTACCCAGCCTGTGGCTGCGCCGCCTCCCGGAAACCCCGCGGCTGCTCTCGGGTGCGCGCCCCCCGACCGCTCGCGACCGCTCACGCATGCTCCCCAAGCTCCCACGCGCGCAGGCccttcgccgccgccgccgccgccgccgccgccgccgccgccgccgccgccgcccacgCCGCCCACGCAGCCGCGTGCTCTGGCCGCGCGGACTCGGCGGCTGCGCTGCGCCCACAGAGCCAGCTGCCGGCGCTGGGACGACCTCTCGGAGGATGCTGCAGCGCGGGGCGCGTCGCCCCCCTCAGTCCACCAGAGCCCGGATACCTCAAAAATTCGGCTCTGGGTCTGTGGGGAGCGAAATGCAACCCAAACTCCATTTTGCCGAACCCCGcgcaaataaacacacacaagcaTTCACACAGACGTCGCCGCGACCCGCGCCCGCCGCGGCGGATCCCGGCCGCGTGCGGCCAGGGAAGAGCTCGGGACTCGGGAGGGGTCGCTGCTCGGGACCAGCCGATAAACGGTGCGACGTAAGTGCCCGGCGTTACCGGCCCGGCTTAAAGGCGCAACTGCCGGCCCGAGGCCTGCAACGCCGGGGCGGGGCCAGGCCGCGCGGAACCGGCCGCGGGAGAGCGGGCAGGCGGGGGAGATCGGAAAGGAAAATAGCCGGGGAGGAAGAGCGCGGGCGTGATTTGTCCTCCTCGGCCAGGTACGGCGGCGCCCAGGGTGGGCGGGAGACCGGGCTGCGGCTGAGCTCAGACTCACCAGCCCGCGCCCGGCGCCCCCGCAACATCCCTTCTCTTGCAAGACTAAGCCGAGTTTATTAAAAGGCGGTCGCCGAATGAGGACGGGCGCCAGCGGCCGATGTTTGGAAGTGCCCTGGCCTCAGTGATGCAGACCAACAGTATGGGGGCGGTGGGAAGGGCGCGGGGCCGTCGCCTCTGGCTTAACAGAGCAGATGCGCGGAGACTCCAACAGGTGGCTCCGTGGCGCAATGGATAGCGCATTGGACTTCTAGAGGCTGAAGACATTCAAAGGTTCCGGGTTCGAGTCCCGGCGGAGTCGGAGGTTTTTTCCCGACCCCCGGTTTTATTTTCTACACCTgtcatttctctccttttcttaaaGGGTGTACACTCGCATCGCATTCTCTGCCCGCTCTCCCTACTGCCTTCGGCTTTCTGCAGCTCTTTTTCTTCTAGTCGCTCGCACCTCTATAGTCTGTCCCTCCCCCTACTTCCCTGCCACGGTGGCTCTGGGCCAGGGCCCTGCCGACTCCGGAGCCTGATCCGGGAACTGGGAAAAGCAGCCCGTGCGGCATCGAGGCACGGTCTCGCGGTTTCGGCCTAAGCAGAGCGCGGGGATGGCCCCGTCTCGGTTGTTTCGGAGAGCTGGCTCCAGACCTCTTCGCCAGAGCCGCGATTGTAGCTGCTAGGGAGGGAGGGGCGAGCGAAGGACAAGGAAACGCGCCCACACGGTGAACAGTCCTCCAGCCCAGAAGGCTCCCGATTGTCACGAACTGGAATCCCCAGTGGGATCCTGTCACAAATACAGATTTCTGGGCGTCACCCCAGTGGGGCCCAGGAATCTTGACTTTCGAATAAGAACGCCTGCTCCTCTCCTCCATGATTCCGGTGCAAAAAGACCCAAGGTCTACTCTGCCTGTCAGCTCCTTTAGGCATGGCTATCTTACACCTCTTTACCGATTGAGCTACCGGCGAAGCCCTTCTGACAATTCATATCTTTGCGTGAGATTAGGGTTCTATCTCTACGAATGCGAATAAATCAGTGAGTGAATGAAATTTTAACAGTGCTGCAACAAACAATTTATGCAAAAAATACAAAATCCCAAATTGTCCAAAAAAGTACAGGGAAAAGTAAACATATTTGTTCTTCCTGTTTCCCAGCCCTTCAGCTCTATAAGCCATCAGTGAAAACGGtttcttggaaatattttcagatttattttatgCACATGTCAGCATTTCTGCATCTACCCTCTTTATGTTTGTTGATGTTATTGATGTAGGTGGTTTCGCATTGCCATTGGTGATATGCTATGCTTGCTAACTCACTTATTAATGCAATAGGACTGCCTTGTTCCATTGCACCGAAGTATCATAATGATTTAATAGTCCCCAATAGTTGGCTATATCAGTGTTATGTATTTTCCTAGTGTTTCAGTGAACATCCTTATTCTTATATTAGTGTACACAAATGCAAATTTATTTGTAGGATAGATTCCTAGGAAattgaattgctgggtcaaaggctTGTTTGTGCATTCTTTGATAGATGTTACCAAATTGCTTTGGTAGAGATTGTATCCATTTTACTGTCGCTAACAGTGATAAAAGTGGCATTTCAAATTTGCTTAGAAGAGGAGGAATGTTCACTGTCAGTGATTCTGAGACAAAATTCCCACTTCAGTCCTTTTACAGAGGTATATTTCAgatgaaaatacaaataatatgaCCATCAAAAGcactaaaataaaatgtgatgaaGTTATTTAATAACTTAAGCGGTACAACTCCAAACCTAGAAGCCACTAAAAAATCACTAATAAATCCAAATATATGGATTTCtgtaagacaaaaaataaaataccataaacaaaatcaaaagacaaactggaaaagaacaaTTGTAATACATATCACAAAAAAGGGCTGGTTTCTTTAGTGTGTAAAGAACACCTGCAAACCAATAAGCAAATGACCAATGATGGAATAGAAAAATGACCAAACCCACCAAACACACAGTAGGTGTCTAGAAAATATAtttgggtttgttttcttttaaatagacATTATATTTTGGCTCTAACTTCTTTTTCTAAAGTTAAATCTGATAGTTTTGTAGACAACCAAGTTTCCTGTGCTATTTATTAGTTGCACTAAAGTACTCACCtacctttcttatttaaaaaaatgttaatagacatacagttgatttacagtgttgtgtacagtataatgattcagttatatataaaaatattcttttttcacaTACTCTTCCAGTATAGGTTATTATGAGATATTGAGCATGGTTCTGTGTCTACTGTTATTTTGTATATAGAGGTCTGTATTGGTTAATCCCAAGTTTCCCTCTCCCCCTTAcctttttggtaaccataaatttgttttctttggctgtgagtctatttctgttttgtaaataagttcatttgtatcggttttaaaaaatgcatataagtgataccatatgctatttgtgtttctctgtttgacttaatatgataatctctaggtccatccatgttgctgcaaatggcataatttcattcttttttatggctgagtaatattccatcatgtgcgTGTATGtgaataccacattttctttatccattcatctgtcagtggacacttaggttgcttccatgtcttggctattgtaaacagtactgcagtgaacattcgGATGCATGTATGTTAATTCAAATTAGAGTattcttcagatatatgcccaggagtggggttgctggatcatatgacaactctgtttttagtttttaaggaacctctagtGGTCTCCACAGTGACTACACAAAtttacaccccccccccccacacaatGTGTAGGAGAATTCCTTTTTCTGCACAcactctccaacatttattatttgtatactttttaatgatggccattttgactggtgtgagatgacacctcactgtagttttgatttccttttcactAATAATTAACCAcattgagcatctgttcatgtgactgttggccatctgtatgtcctctttggagaaatgtctgtttaggtcttctgcccatataCTGATTGGGTAGTTTTTTTGATCTTCttaagctgtatgagctgtttgtatattttggaaattaatctcttggtaacattgtttgcaaataatttttatacTCTATAGATTGtccttttatggttttctttgctttgcaaaagcttttaagtttaattaggccccatttgtttatttctgtttttattttcattactctaagagACAGGTCCAAAAACATTctgtaatttatgtcaaaaagtgtcctatcttttcctccgtgagttttatggtatctggtcttacatttaggtctttaatccattttgagttttttataCAGTGTTCaagatgttctaatttcattcttttacaggttgctgcctagttttcccagcaccacttattgaagagactgtcttttcttcactgtatattcttgctcctttgttatagattaatTTTGACCATAAGTGAGTGAgtttacttctgggctttctgttctgtttcattgatctgtgggtctgtttttgtgccagttatcatactgttttgattactgtagctttgaagTATAGCCTCAGGTCAAGGAGCTTgactcctccagctctgttcttctttctcaagattgttttggctactaggggtcttttgtgtttcctagaaatttaaaattttttgttccagatctgtgaaaaatgcctttggtaatttgatagggatcacattgaatctgtatgTTGCCTTGGGTTATAGAGCCgctttaacaatattgattcttcagtccaagaacatggtacatcttttcatgtctttcatCTACGTCTATAGTTTTTGGGGTACTGGTTTTTGTATCCTTTGGTAAGTTTA contains:
- the LOC108635648 gene encoding uncharacterized protein LOC108635648, producing MLQRGARRPPQSTRARIPQKFGSGSVGSEMQPKLHFAEPRANKHTQAFTQTSPRPAPAAADPGRVRPGKSSGLGRGRCSGPADKRCDVSARRYRPGLKAQLPARGLQRRGGARPRGTGRGRAGRRGRSERKIAGEEERGRDLSSSARYGGAQGGRETGLRLSSDSPARARRPRNIPSLARLSRVY